Proteins encoded by one window of Lepeophtheirus salmonis chromosome 10, UVic_Lsal_1.4, whole genome shotgun sequence:
- the LOC121125750 gene encoding histone H3.3C-like produces MAHSKKTAPKLTGRKAHRKQFATKGACKLAPVAGGVKKSHCFFHGNVAHREFIKYQDFKIDLIFQCSTVISLYKAFKAYLVRPLEDRNLSATHAKRKSCLKIFSLPRELEADELDK; encoded by the coding sequence atggcTCATTCCAAGAAAACTGCTCCTAAATTAACTGGAAGAAAGGCTCATCGGAAGCAATTTGCAACTAAAGGGGCTTGTAAATTAGCACCTGTTGCTGGAGGTGTAAAGAAGTctcattgtttttttcatgGAAACGTAGCCCATAGAGAATTTATAAAGTATCAAGATTTCAAGATTGACTTGATATTTCAGTGTAGTACTGTCATTAGTTTATATAAAGCTTTCAAGGCTTATCTTGTAAGACCGTTGGAAGATAGGAATTTGTCTGCAACTCATGCCAAGAGGAAATCCTGCCTAAAGATATTCAGCTTGCCAAGAGAATTAGAGGCGGACGAGCTTGATAAATAA